A window of Kiritimatiellia bacterium contains these coding sequences:
- a CDS encoding alpha-amylase family glycosyl hydrolase has translation MRIYNLFPRLAGRFDQWRPHLERAAELGFDWIYVNPIHPRGASDSLYAVADPFAVAADFAAPDGGPPVAQLRALLAEGRRLGLRWMADLVANHCAADSPIVRAHPAWFRWTAPGEVEHPSCVDNGRTVVWHDLARFDFAGTADRAGLVAHLRRMVDWLVDVGFDGLRCDAAYQVPRDIWADLIAHGRARRPDLLFVAETLGCTVDQTLETARAGFDLVVNSGKWWDFSSAWLIAQYDLVRHVCGSIGFPESHDTARLFEETGGSVAAQRQRYLFAALFSTGVLMPIGYEFGFRRRLHVVHTRPSDWEQPATDLRDFIRRTNAVKRSAPVFQEDGPLQIIPTENPAVLVIWKGSLRSRQEGILILNKDVHARQWFRTPALRHWVQSGAPLRCVSPENPLEFLPEPFEYELRPGEGIVLLADR, from the coding sequence ATGAGAATCTACAACTTGTTTCCTCGACTGGCCGGCCGGTTCGATCAGTGGCGCCCCCACCTCGAACGCGCCGCCGAGCTTGGCTTCGACTGGATCTACGTGAACCCCATCCATCCGCGCGGCGCGTCGGATAGCCTCTACGCGGTCGCCGATCCCTTCGCGGTCGCGGCCGACTTCGCGGCGCCGGACGGCGGACCGCCGGTGGCGCAGCTGCGCGCGCTGCTGGCGGAGGGCCGCCGGCTGGGACTGCGTTGGATGGCGGACCTGGTCGCGAACCACTGCGCGGCGGATTCGCCGATTGTGCGCGCGCATCCCGCCTGGTTTCGCTGGACCGCGCCTGGTGAAGTCGAACACCCCTCCTGTGTGGACAACGGCCGTACCGTCGTCTGGCACGACCTCGCCCGGTTCGACTTCGCCGGCACCGCCGACCGCGCCGGCCTCGTCGCACACCTGCGCCGGATGGTGGACTGGCTCGTGGACGTGGGCTTCGATGGTCTCCGGTGCGATGCCGCCTACCAGGTGCCCCGCGATATTTGGGCCGACCTCATCGCGCACGGCCGCGCGCGCCGGCCCGACCTGCTCTTCGTCGCCGAAACGCTGGGTTGCACCGTCGACCAAACGCTTGAAACCGCCCGCGCCGGCTTTGACCTCGTCGTGAACAGCGGCAAGTGGTGGGACTTCTCCTCCGCCTGGCTGATCGCGCAATACGATCTTGTTCGGCATGTCTGCGGCTCGATTGGTTTCCCCGAAAGCCACGACACCGCGCGGCTCTTCGAAGAAACCGGTGGTTCCGTGGCCGCGCAGCGGCAGCGCTACCTGTTCGCCGCGCTCTTCTCCACCGGCGTGCTGATGCCGATCGGCTACGAGTTTGGATTCCGACGCCGATTGCACGTGGTCCACACCCGCCCCTCCGACTGGGAGCAGCCCGCCACAGACCTGCGCGACTTCATCCGCCGCACCAACGCCGTGAAGCGAAGCGCGCCGGTCTTCCAGGAAGACGGCCCCCTGCAAATCATCCCTACTGAAAATCCGGCGGTGCTGGTGATCTGGAAGGGATCGCTGCGCAGCCGACAGGAGGGAATCCTGATCCTCAACAAGGACGTTCACGCGCGTCAGTGGTTCCGGACGCCGGCGTTGCGGCACTGGGTACAGTCGGGCGCCCCCCTGCGGTGTGTCTCACCGGAAAACCCACTGGAGTTTCTGCCGGAGCCGTTTGAGTACGAATTACGCCCCGGGGAGGGCATCGTGCTGCTGGCCGACCGTTGA
- a CDS encoding glycosyltransferase family 4 protein produces MPALRSIAVVAPRYVADGAAVGGAETLLAALARRLVRQGVRARLLTTCAVDHFSWANERPAGVVQDGELEVECFPVDPREPARYLALQRAIGQGAELSAAEEAEWLANGVRSRALLEHLRAADYERVIVGPYLFGLTEEVVRALPDRALLVPCLHDEPFARLRTIRAMFARARGCLFNSEPEMALARRLVGLDPARGRVVGMGLELFDADPAAFAAARGLSVPYLIYSGRREAAKGTPALIEYVRTFRERTGRDVRLVLTGSGAVEPAPFVVDAGVLPEPQKREAIAGAHVFVHSSRLESFGIVLLEAFLARVPALVPAGSEVLRWQCARANAGLWYRHYPDFEVALQQLLADEPLRRRLGEQGRRFVEREYSWSAVERRLWRALEEL; encoded by the coding sequence ATGCCCGCGCTGCGTTCCATCGCGGTGGTCGCGCCGCGCTACGTCGCCGACGGCGCGGCAGTTGGCGGTGCCGAAACTTTGCTGGCCGCACTCGCCCGCCGGCTGGTCCGCCAGGGCGTGCGCGCCCGACTGCTGACCACCTGTGCGGTGGACCACTTCAGCTGGGCGAACGAGCGGCCGGCGGGCGTCGTGCAGGATGGGGAGCTGGAGGTCGAATGCTTCCCCGTCGACCCGCGCGAGCCGGCGCGGTATCTCGCGCTGCAGCGGGCGATCGGCCAGGGCGCGGAGCTGTCGGCCGCCGAAGAGGCCGAATGGCTCGCGAACGGTGTCCGCAGCCGCGCGCTGCTGGAGCACCTCCGTGCCGCCGACTACGAACGGGTGATCGTGGGCCCCTACCTCTTCGGGCTCACCGAGGAGGTGGTCCGCGCACTGCCCGACCGCGCGCTGCTGGTGCCCTGCCTGCACGACGAGCCGTTTGCGCGTCTGCGAACGATCCGCGCGATGTTCGCGCGCGCGCGCGGCTGCTTGTTCAACAGCGAGCCCGAAATGGCGCTCGCCCGGCGCCTGGTGGGACTGGACCCGGCCCGCGGCCGCGTGGTGGGCATGGGCCTGGAGCTGTTCGACGCCGACCCGGCCGCGTTCGCCGCCGCGCGCGGGCTCTCGGTCCCTTACCTCATTTACAGCGGCCGGCGCGAGGCGGCGAAGGGCACTCCCGCACTGATCGAATACGTGCGCACGTTCCGGGAGCGTACCGGCCGCGACGTGCGGCTGGTGCTCACCGGCAGCGGCGCGGTCGAGCCGGCGCCGTTTGTGGTGGACGCGGGCGTGCTCCCGGAGCCCCAGAAGCGCGAGGCGATCGCCGGAGCGCACGTCTTCGTGCACTCCTCCCGACTGGAGAGTTTCGGGATCGTGCTGCTCGAGGCGTTTCTCGCCCGGGTGCCGGCGCTGGTGCCCGCCGGCAGCGAGGTGCTGCGCTGGCAGTGCGCGCGCGCCAATGCGGGCCTCTGGTACCGCCACTATCCGGATTTCGAGGTGGCGCTGCAGCAACTGCTCGCAGACGAACCGCTGCGGCGGCGGCTCGGCGAGCAGGGACGACGTTTCGTCGAGCGGGAGTATTCCTGGAGCGCAGTGGAGAGGCGGCTATGGCGCGCGCTGGAGGAGCTGTGA
- the mutL gene encoding DNA mismatch repair endonuclease MutL: MSGETRIRVLGDAVINKIAAGEVVDRPASVVKELVENSLDAGATHIEVEVVGGGRTLIAVTDDGEGMSRDDALLSIERHATSKIRDVADIEHIATLGFRGEALAAIAAVTRLTLQTARRGDPEGTELTVHGGRLMDVRGIGAPAGTRVVARNLFFNVPARRRFLRTEATELAQVRQTLLPYALSRPDVGFRFVADGREVWRLAAGESLFERLAALYGEPVAAALRPVKGERGSVHIEGWAGLPQTSRADRAEVHLFVNRRPAGAPVLQHALNEAYQTLLPRGRYPMVVLFIELPPEEVDVNVHPTKREVRFRRPGDVRDALIESVRAALGRPAAGAPAAPSAAAAPAMPESWTHPRLSIPDLPPARAFVYPRWTPPAPAATAPSPPPTPSSEAVGTPWSWCRVVGQVGGLFVVLETEDGLVVMDPHAAHERVLYDRLMREATRGQVRSQPLLVPETVELGAHDAELVRGVLPALREMGFGVAEFGGDAFVVDAVPAVLGDVVPAGLLPEIAATLERGGSRGGTERWIQDRIATAACRAAVKARDILKLEEIERLVVELAGTDMPYTCPHGRPTLIHFDFAELRRKFGRE, encoded by the coding sequence ATGTCCGGCGAAACGCGCATTCGCGTGCTCGGCGACGCGGTGATCAACAAGATTGCCGCCGGCGAAGTGGTGGATCGCCCGGCGTCGGTCGTGAAGGAGCTGGTCGAGAACTCACTCGATGCGGGCGCCACGCACATCGAGGTGGAGGTCGTCGGCGGTGGCCGCACGCTGATCGCGGTGACGGACGACGGCGAGGGGATGTCCCGCGACGACGCGCTGCTCTCGATCGAACGGCACGCGACCAGCAAGATCCGCGACGTCGCCGACATCGAGCACATCGCGACGCTCGGATTTCGCGGCGAGGCGCTCGCCGCCATCGCCGCGGTGACCCGCCTCACGCTGCAGACCGCACGGCGCGGCGATCCGGAAGGCACGGAACTGACTGTACATGGCGGCCGGCTGATGGACGTGCGCGGCATCGGCGCGCCGGCCGGCACGCGCGTCGTCGCGCGCAACCTCTTCTTCAACGTACCCGCCCGCCGCCGCTTTTTGCGCACCGAAGCGACCGAGCTCGCGCAGGTCCGTCAGACGCTGCTGCCCTATGCCCTCTCGCGCCCCGATGTCGGGTTCCGGTTCGTCGCCGACGGCCGAGAGGTGTGGCGACTGGCGGCCGGAGAGTCGCTGTTCGAGCGTCTCGCCGCGCTGTACGGCGAGCCGGTCGCCGCCGCGCTGCGGCCGGTGAAGGGAGAGCGCGGCTCCGTCCACATCGAGGGTTGGGCCGGCCTTCCCCAGACCAGCCGCGCCGACCGCGCCGAGGTTCACCTCTTTGTAAATCGGCGACCTGCCGGCGCGCCGGTGCTGCAGCATGCGCTGAACGAGGCGTATCAGACGCTGCTGCCCCGCGGGCGCTATCCGATGGTGGTGCTCTTCATCGAACTGCCGCCGGAAGAGGTGGATGTGAACGTGCATCCGACCAAACGCGAGGTTCGCTTCCGGCGGCCGGGCGACGTGCGCGATGCGCTGATCGAGTCGGTCCGCGCCGCGCTCGGCCGGCCAGCAGCCGGTGCGCCCGCCGCCCCCTCCGCTGCGGCGGCGCCGGCAATGCCGGAGAGCTGGACCCATCCACGTCTGTCCATTCCCGACCTGCCCCCCGCGCGCGCGTTTGTGTATCCGCGCTGGACGCCGCCCGCGCCCGCCGCCACCGCCCCGAGCCCACCGCCAACGCCCTCCTCCGAGGCGGTCGGAACGCCCTGGAGCTGGTGCCGGGTCGTCGGGCAGGTCGGCGGACTGTTCGTCGTGCTCGAAACGGAAGACGGGCTCGTCGTGATGGACCCGCACGCCGCGCACGAGCGGGTGCTCTACGACCGGCTGATGCGCGAAGCGACCCGCGGACAGGTTCGTTCGCAACCCCTGCTCGTGCCGGAAACCGTCGAGCTCGGCGCCCATGACGCCGAACTGGTGCGGGGTGTTCTGCCGGCGCTGCGAGAGATGGGATTTGGTGTCGCGGAGTTCGGCGGCGACGCGTTCGTGGTCGACGCGGTGCCGGCAGTGCTCGGCGACGTGGTCCCCGCGGGCCTGCTGCCGGAAATCGCCGCAACGCTCGAGCGCGGCGGATCGCGCGGCGGCACCGAACGGTGGATCCAAGACCGCATCGCCACGGCCGCCTGCCGCGCGGCGGTGAAGGCGCGCGACATTCTGAAACTCGAAGAGATCGAGCGGCTGGTCGTGGAACTGGCCGGCACCGACATGCCGTACACCTGTCCGCACGGCCGACCCACGCTGATTCATTTCGACTTCGCGGAACTTCGCCGGAAGTTCGGCCGCGAGTAG
- the pilM gene encoding type IV pilus assembly protein PilM yields the protein MRADTILAMDIGASSVKLGLFAPRKGGTLELVGYAVREMDPDPANEEHRMTDVQLVLQEARAQLGIPTGFPVLISVPGQQVFSRFVKLPPVSRDKVLQMVQYEAQQNVPFPISEVVWDYQFLGSGVGAIDVMLAAMKAELVEQVVDVAMKAGLRPQLVDVAPLALYNAVRYSYSELPPCTLVIDIGARSTDLIFIEENRVFNRSIPVGGNAITQQIAREFDLPFAEAEQLKKTHAFVGLGGAYEAPASQVADKVSKTVRSVMTRLHSEITRSINFYRTQQSGGEPKLALLTGGSSIITYADEFLKEKLQIEVDYFNPFQSVAVASTIDAEEIGRRAHLLGEVVGLALRRMMTCPIEINLLPPRYVREETFRRRQPYLVAGMVTLLATLGVWGVGVRQLTSLNSGRLGELRGRLRELQAVEAQLKEKEDVIARHRGWLDRLLALPERATLWPQILADIRSRLLEGMWIVQFATLTGAEAASGAARSGGGELAPAPAGPPSPTEESAQQIKAIEITGYAYMDKVQQPDILKFRDRLRESPWFDETTDIAAMPQEGRDDFIREFTIRLVLKTPIQL from the coding sequence ATGCGAGCGGACACGATTCTGGCGATGGATATCGGTGCCAGCAGCGTGAAGCTGGGCCTGTTCGCGCCGCGGAAGGGAGGCACGCTGGAGCTGGTCGGCTACGCGGTGCGGGAGATGGATCCGGATCCCGCGAACGAGGAGCACCGGATGACCGACGTCCAGCTGGTGCTGCAGGAGGCGAGGGCCCAGCTCGGCATTCCGACCGGCTTTCCGGTGCTGATCAGCGTGCCGGGCCAGCAGGTGTTTTCCAGGTTTGTGAAGCTACCGCCGGTGTCGCGCGACAAGGTGCTGCAGATGGTGCAGTACGAGGCGCAGCAGAACGTGCCATTCCCGATCAGCGAGGTGGTTTGGGACTATCAGTTTCTGGGATCGGGTGTCGGCGCGATTGACGTGATGCTCGCCGCGATGAAGGCGGAGCTGGTCGAGCAGGTGGTGGACGTCGCGATGAAGGCGGGGCTGCGCCCGCAGCTGGTGGACGTCGCGCCGTTGGCACTCTACAACGCGGTGCGCTATAGCTACTCCGAGCTGCCGCCCTGCACGCTGGTGATCGATATCGGCGCTCGCTCCACCGACCTGATCTTCATCGAGGAGAACCGGGTGTTCAACCGCAGCATCCCGGTGGGCGGCAATGCAATCACCCAGCAGATCGCGCGGGAGTTCGACCTGCCGTTCGCGGAGGCGGAGCAGCTAAAGAAAACCCATGCGTTTGTCGGGCTCGGGGGCGCATATGAAGCGCCAGCCAGCCAGGTGGCGGACAAGGTGTCCAAAACGGTGCGGTCGGTAATGACCCGGCTGCACAGCGAAATCACCCGCTCGATCAACTTCTATCGGACGCAGCAGTCCGGTGGCGAGCCGAAGCTGGCGCTGCTGACGGGCGGCTCTTCGATCATCACATACGCGGACGAGTTTCTGAAAGAAAAGCTGCAGATCGAGGTCGACTACTTCAACCCGTTCCAGAGCGTCGCGGTCGCCTCGACGATCGACGCGGAGGAGATTGGCCGGCGGGCCCATCTGTTGGGTGAGGTCGTCGGGTTGGCGCTCCGGCGCATGATGACCTGCCCGATCGAGATCAATCTGCTGCCGCCGCGGTACGTGAGGGAGGAGACGTTCCGGCGGCGCCAACCGTACCTGGTGGCGGGGATGGTGACGCTGCTGGCGACGCTGGGTGTGTGGGGGGTGGGCGTCCGACAGCTGACCTCGCTGAACTCCGGTCGGCTCGGCGAGCTGCGCGGACGTCTGCGAGAGCTGCAGGCGGTCGAGGCGCAGCTGAAGGAAAAGGAAGACGTGATTGCGCGACACCGGGGCTGGCTGGACCGGCTGCTGGCACTCCCGGAGCGGGCGACGCTCTGGCCGCAAATCCTTGCGGACATCCGTTCCCGGCTGTTGGAGGGGATGTGGATTGTGCAGTTTGCGACGCTGACCGGTGCGGAGGCCGCCAGCGGCGCAGCGCGCAGTGGGGGCGGCGAGCTGGCGCCGGCGCCAGCCGGCCCGCCCTCGCCCACGGAGGAATCGGCCCAGCAGATCAAGGCGATCGAGATCACAGGGTACGCGTACATGGACAAAGTGCAGCAGCCGGACATCCTGAAGTTCCGCGACCGGTTGCGGGAGTCGCCGTGGTTTGACGAAACGACCGACATCGCCGCGATGCCGCAGGAGGGGCGCGACGACTTCATCCGGGAATTCACGATTCGGCTGGTGTTGAAGACACCGATCCAGCTATGA
- a CDS encoding glycosyltransferase family 4 protein: MTARSLHQFLAGFNLGDAISHEALLIRRFARARGLVSEIWCDPARVPPEWRGDIRDLARARAELGPDDAVLLHLSIGSPANELFATLPVRRAILYHNITPPEWFRGLRDSIARQLALGREQARALAGAAHVVLADSAFNAAELRAMGYARAEVFPLALDFEQILTPPDSRRLAEWADGRPVVLFVGRGAPNKRLEDLLAVFYYLQRYVEPTARLIHVGSWAGTELYLNCLRAKVREWGLRDVLFTGALPQAQLSAAYAAAGAFVCMSEHEGYCAPLIEAIAHDVPVVAYAAGAVEETLGGAGVLLRAKRFDLIAELLGRIFRDPVLREGILMRQRRRLAEVRRRDPAAELWAHLAPVLGPTG, from the coding sequence ATGACCGCCCGCTCGCTCCATCAATTCCTCGCCGGATTCAATCTCGGCGACGCGATCAGCCACGAGGCGCTGTTGATCCGCCGGTTCGCGCGCGCGCGGGGACTGGTCTCGGAGATCTGGTGCGACCCGGCCCGCGTGCCGCCCGAGTGGCGCGGCGACATTCGCGACCTCGCCCGTGCGCGCGCGGAGCTTGGCCCCGACGACGCAGTGCTGCTGCACCTCTCCATCGGTTCGCCCGCGAACGAACTGTTCGCGACCCTGCCCGTTCGCCGCGCGATCCTCTACCACAACATCACCCCCCCGGAGTGGTTCCGAGGACTGCGCGACTCGATCGCGCGCCAGCTGGCGCTCGGCCGCGAACAGGCGCGCGCGCTGGCCGGCGCCGCCCACGTCGTGCTCGCTGACAGCGCCTTCAACGCCGCCGAGCTGCGGGCCATGGGCTACGCGCGCGCCGAGGTGTTCCCGCTGGCGCTCGACTTCGAGCAGATCCTCACGCCCCCGGACTCGCGGCGGCTGGCGGAGTGGGCGGACGGGCGGCCCGTCGTGTTGTTCGTCGGTCGCGGAGCGCCGAACAAGCGCCTCGAGGATCTGCTGGCCGTCTTCTACTACCTGCAGCGATACGTGGAGCCGACCGCCCGTCTGATCCACGTCGGCTCCTGGGCCGGCACCGAACTGTACCTGAACTGTCTGCGCGCGAAGGTGCGCGAGTGGGGACTGCGCGACGTGCTGTTCACCGGCGCGCTGCCGCAGGCACAGCTCTCCGCCGCCTATGCGGCCGCGGGCGCGTTCGTGTGCATGAGTGAACACGAGGGGTATTGCGCCCCGCTGATCGAGGCGATCGCACACGACGTGCCCGTTGTCGCGTACGCGGCCGGCGCGGTGGAGGAAACGCTCGGCGGCGCCGGCGTGCTGCTGCGCGCAAAGCGGTTCGACCTGATCGCAGAACTGCTCGGGCGCATCTTCCGCGATCCCGTGCTGCGCGAAGGCATTCTGATGCGGCAGCGCCGGCGGCTGGCGGAGGTGCGCCGCCGCGACCCCGCCGCGGAGCTCTGGGCGCACCTGGCACCGGTCCTCGGCCCGACCGGCTGA
- a CDS encoding PDZ domain-containing protein, with amino-acid sequence MRNAIILLIAVFALAASAREVAYLGVATEPVSPAIGRHLGFGEGVGVEVVHVDREGAVRGILEEGDILVQFNDQILVNHEQLAVLVRRQKPGDTVKLTYWREGQRRTAEVKLGKVDEERLAPVPRGGWGAAPDRPFGWTPEAFQRWMEELQARAWRPFGRRWMAPEEDEESTEPRTSPRADVRIQTHSSAVISESRDGVTVTVTMQDGRRSAKIVKDGQVVFDGPVNDDAEIGKVPEEYRERVADMLKRVRVEVRSSGDAPAPEKKSRGGTGLRRGNVL; translated from the coding sequence ATGCGGAACGCAATCATTCTTCTGATCGCTGTCTTCGCGCTGGCCGCCTCTGCGCGGGAGGTGGCTTACCTTGGCGTGGCGACCGAACCCGTGAGCCCGGCGATCGGCCGGCACCTGGGGTTCGGGGAGGGCGTCGGCGTTGAGGTCGTCCACGTGGATCGAGAGGGCGCCGTGCGAGGGATCTTGGAAGAAGGTGACATTCTTGTTCAATTCAACGACCAGATCCTCGTCAACCACGAGCAGCTCGCGGTTCTGGTCCGGCGACAGAAACCCGGTGACACCGTCAAGCTCACGTATTGGCGGGAGGGTCAGCGCCGGACCGCCGAGGTGAAGCTGGGCAAGGTGGATGAAGAACGGCTGGCGCCAGTGCCCCGCGGCGGATGGGGGGCAGCGCCCGATCGGCCGTTTGGCTGGACGCCGGAAGCGTTCCAGCGCTGGATGGAGGAGCTGCAGGCCCGCGCCTGGCGCCCCTTCGGCCGGCGATGGATGGCGCCGGAAGAGGACGAGGAGTCCACCGAGCCGCGCACCTCTCCCCGCGCCGATGTCCGTATCCAGACGCACAGCTCCGCGGTGATCTCCGAGAGCCGCGACGGCGTCACGGTGACCGTCACCATGCAGGACGGCCGCCGCTCCGCAAAGATCGTGAAAGACGGTCAGGTCGTCTTCGACGGTCCGGTGAACGACGACGCGGAGATCGGCAAGGTCCCGGAAGAATACCGCGAGCGGGTGGCCGACATGTTGAAGCGCGTGCGCGTCGAGGTCCGCAGTTCGGGCGATGCGCCGGCCCCCGAAAAAAAGTCTCGCGGAGGGACTGGACTTCGACGGGGGAACGTCCTATAG
- a CDS encoding valine--tRNA ligase — protein sequence MDDFPTKYDPREVEPRWEAEWTRRRLWHVEPDGPGEPYVIVIPPPNVTGVLHMGHALNNTIQDVLIRWQRMRGRRALWVPGTDHAGIATQNVVERELRREHLRREDLGREEFLRRVWRWREEKGGTIIRQLHRLGASCDWDRERFTMDEGLSRAVEEVFIRLYEKGLIYRGHYIVNWCPRCTTALSDEESEHREIRGHLYHIRYPVVGGGPPSHIVVATTRPETLLGDTAVAMNPADERHRPLLGRRAVLPVLGREIPFVADETVDPAFGTGLVKVTPAHDPNDFAIAQRHGLPALNVMDDHGRMNENAGPYAGLDRFECRRRILADLERDGLLERVEDHVHAVGHCYRCHTVVEPRLSRQWFVRMKPLAEPAAEAVRRGEVRFVPERWTGVYLQWMDNIRDWCISRQIWWGHRIPVFSCAACGDTWAARGRPGTCRACGAPEPAQDPDVLDTWFSSWLWPFSVFGWPERTPELAAFYPTTTLVTASEIIFFWVARMIMAGIEFMGRPPFSTVVIHGTVRDDVGRKMSKSLGNAIDPLQVIEATSADALRSSLMMLTALGQDVQLSDAKFEVGRNFATKVWNAARFLHLQRGDGAPRAPLESLAGRLAPDDQHVLDRLDAAIRACDDALEKFRFNDYALAAYDFVWHEFCDWYVEYAKLPLQGADPARRAVTLAVLHHVLETSLRLLQPLMPFLTEELWHRMGYGGPQQHLALAPWPRPVEPELRAALIPDPSVPAHVADRQALIRAVRNLRADLGLAPQETAALVVRPADAVAAARLEADRPVLQLFCRAPEVRVAPDFMPARPMPSAVSRIATVFLDVHHIGDLAGHAAKVRARLQQAEADLARIEAKLANEAFLARAKPEAIAQQQARREELRAQLEKLRELVAVFEG from the coding sequence ATGGACGACTTTCCGACCAAATACGACCCGCGCGAGGTCGAGCCGCGCTGGGAGGCCGAGTGGACTCGGCGCCGGCTCTGGCACGTGGAACCGGACGGTCCCGGTGAGCCCTACGTGATTGTGATCCCGCCGCCGAACGTCACCGGCGTGCTGCACATGGGCCATGCGCTGAACAACACGATCCAGGACGTACTGATCCGCTGGCAGCGGATGCGCGGCCGGCGCGCCCTCTGGGTGCCCGGCACCGACCATGCGGGCATCGCGACGCAGAACGTTGTCGAGCGCGAGCTCCGACGCGAGCACCTGCGTCGGGAGGACCTCGGGCGCGAGGAGTTTCTGCGCCGCGTGTGGCGCTGGCGCGAGGAAAAGGGCGGCACGATTATCCGACAGCTTCACCGTCTCGGGGCTTCGTGCGACTGGGATCGCGAGCGGTTCACCATGGACGAGGGGCTCAGCCGCGCGGTCGAGGAGGTGTTCATCCGCCTGTACGAGAAAGGGCTGATCTACCGCGGCCATTACATCGTGAACTGGTGCCCTCGCTGCACCACCGCGTTGTCCGACGAGGAGAGCGAACATCGCGAGATCCGCGGCCACCTCTATCACATCCGCTATCCGGTCGTCGGTGGCGGGCCGCCCTCGCACATCGTCGTGGCGACGACGCGGCCGGAGACGCTGCTGGGCGATACCGCGGTCGCGATGAACCCGGCCGACGAACGTCACCGCCCCCTGCTGGGCCGGCGCGCAGTGCTACCGGTGCTCGGGCGCGAGATCCCGTTCGTCGCCGACGAGACGGTGGACCCCGCCTTCGGCACCGGACTGGTGAAGGTGACGCCCGCGCACGACCCAAACGACTTCGCGATCGCGCAGCGGCACGGTCTGCCCGCGCTGAACGTGATGGACGATCACGGCCGGATGAACGAAAACGCCGGCCCGTACGCGGGTCTCGACCGCTTTGAGTGCCGCCGGCGCATCCTCGCGGATCTCGAGCGCGACGGGCTGCTCGAGCGCGTCGAGGATCACGTGCACGCGGTCGGACACTGCTACCGGTGCCACACGGTCGTTGAGCCGCGCCTCTCCCGGCAGTGGTTTGTGCGAATGAAACCTCTCGCGGAGCCGGCGGCCGAGGCGGTGCGGCGCGGTGAGGTGCGATTCGTGCCGGAGCGCTGGACCGGCGTGTATCTGCAGTGGATGGACAACATCCGGGACTGGTGCATCTCGCGTCAGATCTGGTGGGGGCACCGGATCCCCGTCTTCAGCTGCGCCGCCTGTGGCGACACCTGGGCGGCGCGCGGCCGGCCCGGCACCTGCCGCGCCTGCGGCGCGCCGGAGCCGGCGCAGGACCCCGACGTGCTCGACACCTGGTTTTCGTCGTGGCTGTGGCCGTTCAGCGTGTTCGGCTGGCCGGAGCGCACGCCCGAGCTGGCCGCGTTCTACCCCACCACCACGCTCGTCACCGCGTCGGAGATCATCTTCTTCTGGGTCGCGCGGATGATCATGGCCGGCATTGAGTTCATGGGGCGGCCGCCCTTTTCCACCGTGGTGATCCACGGCACCGTGCGCGACGACGTCGGCCGCAAGATGTCGAAGAGTCTCGGCAATGCGATCGATCCGCTGCAGGTGATCGAGGCCACCAGCGCCGACGCGCTGCGCTCCAGCCTGATGATGCTCACCGCGCTCGGGCAGGATGTGCAGCTGTCCGACGCGAAGTTCGAGGTCGGCCGCAACTTTGCGACGAAGGTCTGGAACGCGGCGAGGTTTCTGCACCTGCAGCGGGGCGACGGCGCACCGCGCGCTCCTCTGGAGTCGCTGGCGGGCCGACTGGCGCCGGACGACCAGCACGTGCTGGACCGGCTCGACGCCGCGATCCGCGCCTGCGATGACGCGCTGGAGAAGTTTCGGTTCAACGACTATGCGTTGGCGGCCTATGACTTTGTCTGGCACGAGTTCTGCGACTGGTACGTCGAGTACGCGAAGCTTCCGTTGCAGGGCGCCGACCCGGCGCGGCGCGCGGTGACGCTGGCCGTGCTCCACCATGTGCTGGAGACCTCGCTGCGGCTGTTGCAGCCACTCATGCCGTTCCTCACCGAGGAACTGTGGCACCGGATGGGCTACGGCGGCCCGCAGCAGCACCTGGCGCTGGCCCCCTGGCCGCGGCCGGTCGAGCCGGAGCTGCGCGCCGCGCTGATTCCGGATCCTTCCGTACCCGCCCACGTCGCCGACCGCCAGGCGCTGATCCGTGCCGTGCGGAACCTGCGCGCCGACCTGGGGCTGGCGCCGCAGGAAACTGCCGCGCTGGTGGTGCGGCCTGCCGATGCCGTCGCGGCGGCGCGGCTGGAGGCGGACCGGCCGGTGCTGCAGCTGTTTTGCCGGGCACCGGAGGTGCGCGTCGCGCCGGACTTCATGCCCGCGCGGCCGATGCCCAGCGCGGTCAGTCGGATCGCGACGGTGTTTCTCGACGTGCACCACATCGGAGACCTCGCCGGCCACGCGGCGAAGGTGCGCGCGCGGTTGCAGCAGGCGGAGGCGGATCTTGCGCGCATCGAGGCGAAGCTGGCGAACGAGGCGTTCCTTGCGCGCGCGAAACCCGAGGCGATTGCGCAGCAGCAAGCCCGCCGCGAGGAGCTGCGGGCCCAGCTCGAAAAGCTGCGCGAGCTGGTCGCGGTGTTCGAGGGCTGA
- a CDS encoding cupin domain-containing protein: MKRVRFRRVRGEAVSHDPALVKRVLLRAGEVEGVLQLAHCRLPPGRSTSAHVHRDMTEVFLAVAGRGWAACGRRRVRLEPFDCVVIHPGATHRLGAARDSALELIYFGVRTRR, from the coding sequence GTGAAACGGGTGCGTTTTCGTCGTGTGCGGGGCGAGGCGGTTTCGCACGATCCGGCATTGGTCAAACGCGTGCTGCTGCGCGCGGGCGAGGTGGAGGGTGTGCTGCAGCTGGCACATTGCCGACTGCCGCCCGGTCGCTCGACCTCCGCGCATGTGCATCGAGACATGACGGAGGTTTTCCTCGCAGTCGCGGGGCGGGGATGGGCCGCGTGCGGCCGACGGCGGGTGCGGCTGGAACCCTTCGACTGTGTGGTGATCCATCCCGGAGCAACGCATCGGCTGGGCGCCGCGCGCGACTCGGCGCTGGAACTGATCTACTTCGGGGTGCGGACGCGGCGCTGA